The Salmo salar chromosome ssa19, Ssal_v3.1, whole genome shotgun sequence DNA window TTGTGAATTACTTTTACTTGCTTGCTGtgatctttctctttctgtctttgaAACAAAAACGGTACGATGCCTTCTTTATAACGTAGttataaaacattttacattttaatttaaaGACTTAGGCCTACCCATTTTGAGGGAACATTGAGGCATATGAAAGGGCAAGTTGTGCACTTTTCTGTTTATCATAGTATTCTGATTGTGTCGAAAAGTATAGGAACACTGTAAGAAGTTTTGATATATCATTCCTTTGCCAAGAAAATAATCCTTGAAACATGATTAAGGATGAGGACACATGGAGGGGTTTGGAGGAGACCAAGGCTTTGACCGCTCAGGCTTTGGCCAGTGTGGCCTACCAGATCAACAGCCTAGCCACTTCTGTCCTGAGACTGCTGGACAACCAGTCCATGCAGCTGAAAGACATGGAGAACTCCctcaacctcctctctctggtgAGAAACACTGCCACTTTATGCGTCAGTTAGCTcatgaggctacagtacagtatggggctTTTGCTCAATAGatgaagtacagtacagtactgcgtCCCACATGGCACCTTATTCCATATCTAGTGCACTACCTCACTATATAggtaacagggtgccatttgggacctaaACTCAGTGTTGTAATACCTGTGCTATCTCCCAGGCTGTAGCTATCCATCAGGAGAAGGTGTCTCGGAGAGAGATGGGAATTTTCACCACAGTAACGAAGTTGGCTTGCGCCAAATTAATGAGCCCTCCCAACGCTGGCCGGGAGCTCAAGGGTTGCTACATCAGAAGACCCATATCCTTCACCGAACTGGACACACTGGGCCACAGCTTTAACGTGAGGACAGCTGGGAGAATGTTTCCCTTATGGATACATTTATCCCATTAGACTTAGcattgttttatgtttttctgtaATATGATATTTATTGACTGTCCATAGATAGTAAATAGCAGTCAACATTATTGTAATTACAATTACTAGCACTTAGTTACTTGTCAGCACCTACTTACTTTGTAATTCAATCCCGGCAGAGCAATGTTATTGGGCCATCTAGATGATGACTTTAGAGCAGTAATATGGTTGTGGTGTTTTTCTCAATTTATTGTCTTCCCCAGCTCAATGAGTTGCAGCCTCGGAAAAGAACAGGGACCACAGAGAGTGTGCGGAGTACAGGGAGCTGTGGCCCTGTGGAGTGTCCCGTTGCTCCTGCTACCCAGCCTGGGGAACCCTCCTCAGCCAGTGTCAATAAGGATCTCTATAGGTAAGCACAGCGCCCGTTAGGGTGGTGATGGGATAGGACCAGTTAGCATACTGTAGTTAAACTCATCATCTGTTAGTATTACATGGCTTTAACTGTCTCAAAGATAAAGTGATACATTCATTGAATGGAACCTTCTCATTCTACCCTCCCAGGTCCAATCTTGGCATTAATGTGGCCCTACCATCGGTGCCCACCTTGCCAGTCTCCTCAAACCTCACCCAAAACTGCCCACAACCCCCTCCTGGATCCACATTTGACTCCaacatcccacctcctcctcctccaccacctggcTCCATGGGcactggtcctcctcctcctacacccTCCATGACCTCATCGAAtaacctccctcctccccctcctcctacaCCGAATGCATCCCCTTATGTTCCCTCTCCgccaccccctcctccacctcctcccaactCATCAAATagcttcccccctcctcctcctcctccacctggtTCAATGGGGAatgctccacctcctcctccacctcctcccagctCATCAAATagcttcccccctcctcctcctcctccacctggtTCAATGGGTAATGCTCCACCTCCTccgccacctccacctcctcccagctCATCAAAtagcttccctcctcctcctccacctggtTCAATGGGtaatgctcctcctcctcctccaccacctcctcctctccctggtaCCTCCACTAAGGTgcccccacctcctccaccacccccacctcctcctcttccataaCTTATATTGTTACGTGTCTTCCCGATCTACCTTCTGCTATGTAGGGATTACATGATAACATGGCACAGCAATGAATTGAACTGAATATGGCATGTAACATAAATACAGTGTGTGATCATGATTGAGTTTTATGAATATGTATAAAACAAATttgatttatttcaatttacaagTCTATTGATGACAGGATTCTGCATTAAAGGAAGTTTTTAAATCTATATTTTGCTTTGTTGTGTTTTGCAGAAACTACCTCTTATGTCCACCAGTGTTATGTTATGGTTCTCCATTCAGTTATACAGTTATTCAGCCATTCAATTATACAGTTATTCCGTTTTACAGTTATTCATTTATACGGTTATTCAGTTATACAGTTATATATTTACTCTGTTATGCATTTGACAACGCCACACCACTACGAAGACcatacaacacaaacagatctgggaccaggctactataGCCTACATATCTCTCACAAAATCCCTCCAAAAGTGCACATTCCTACCGATGTAAAGCAGCTGTGGGTCTCACTCATCCAAACTACCCCGAACGTGTCCCAACAATGCCCAGACTGCATTCCTCCGTTACATGCCTTAACGTGGACCCCTTGTTTTTCTCATTAGCCTTATATTCTTCATTTCCCTCCCTCTAATAGTCTTACACATCTATATCATATCTCTTATAAAGTATGTTTATTAATATCTCCATTTGAGTTTCCATTCCATGTGCCTCAAAGCAATTGGCTGATGTAGCCTGTGtcacaaatagcaccctattccctatatagtgcactacttttgaccagagcctatgggTACagttctggtcaaaagcagtgcactaaatagagaatagggtgctatttgggacacaggcgtAGCTTCAAAGTGTTGTGAGTCACAGATAGTACCTGACAGTAAACATGCTTAGGGTCTTTGAACAGGTCAATAAGGCTGTAAAAGTTTTCGTCTTTGCGTACTTCCTGTGACAGAGTATGAAAGCAACTCACAGGTCGACATACAGGTTGCTGTAGATTCAGAGGTCTTGGTTGTTAAGGTAAGGTGCATTTTGAATACATCTATTAATACGAAATGCAGTAATAATGTAGTAATCATTGGTGACAGGATATTGTATGACTGTTGTCTTACTCCAAATCCAAGTCTGAATGAAACATAAGTACATTAGTACATCATACAAGGTCCAAATTCATTCAGCCCAGTTCAATTATTTTAACATGGTCATGGTTGGGTAGAGGGAGGCACCATAACAACTACGCCTCTCCCTCTTTGTAACAGTGTATAAAGTGTGCTATTTAGCACCACTTTTCCATTGGATTGTAGCATTGTATTAAATGCTTGTTGACAGGGGCTTTGTAATGATCACTCTTGTCATTGGGCATTTATGGACAAAAGGGTCAAAGTTTTATACTCCAGTTTACTTGTTTTAATTTGTAAAAGAGGTCAAACTTGTACAATTTAAATGTAGCTTAGTCGGTTGTCTGTGACTTcaggggtgtaatcattactccgattctgttgcaaaatgttttgtttgCTCTGTTTGCTTCCGATTGATTCTTAAACGGTAAACAGTTTCCGTAataaatacacccctgatcacatctatctctgctgatcaGTGGTCAGTGGCCTGCTCAAAGTCCGCAGCGTTTGGCTTTTAGAAGAAACGTAAAGGATGCCAACTTTAGATAGATTTGTGTAATTCTTACCTAAATCTTGTGTAATCTGGGGCACCTAGAAAATGAAATTACTTCTGAGAACGTACTATGTAAGTGGTTCTGAACCGGTCACAAAAAGGGGTTGAGATGGGTTATTTCTGGGTCATGAAGCTGAGTCTGACATGGAATAGGAACTGAACATGATCGATTGACTAGCGCTGACTGTTGATTCACATAGAGCTTTTGAAAGTTCTAATAATGATGAGAAGGCTGCTGAAGAGAAATGTAAGGAATTTCCTTGAACTGTACCTTAGAATTCTCTTTTGTGTGTTCTCCGCATGGAGACAGTGGCCTGCCACAACAACAGACTGCGCATCATGCAGAATGAAAGTTGGTTACTTGATATGATAAAGTAAGTCTTTCTCTTTTTCATATTTTTTGTGATCTCCACCTCTACCAAACGGAAACAAACATACTGATGTTCCAATTAACGCACAGATGTGGATGTAATGTATTCTACACATTACAACAGTATGTGTGCAATAACATGaggttatatttaagcaataaggcatgagggggtgtggtatatggccaatataccacgcctAAGGGATGTTCTTAGTGGCCATATAACACagacccctgaggtgccttattgctattataaactgattaccaataaatgttttgtcctacccatggtatatggtctgatataccacagctttcagcaaatcagcattcaggtctcgaaccacccagtttataatttaaaAAGACAATATCCAAATATAAAAGTTTAATATAAAATGAGATGAATTTGGCGTACCAAATATAGCTATTATTTTGATCTCATGGATattcagtccttgcatccatagctatgtatgtctatgaatttgaaagtggttacatttctccagccccatccctcagctgtttaccaaaactgTGGCAGGGTGGGCGCTTTGTAGTTGTTGGAAATGCAGATTCCCCCTTTAAGTTAGCCTGCCTCTAGTCTCTTCGATATCTGAAGATTTTCTACCAAAGCATTGCAACAGACCGCCCACAAGACAAAAATAGATGCTGTATTTAGAAAAGGCTCTTTGTTATATTACTATGAAAATAATAGCAAATCTGACCTAGGGTGGTCTAGCGTTCTAAGCAGCTGCCTGGTAGGAAACTGTCCCACTGCTCATTCAGCACACTCTATTTTTACTATCTACTTCTGTCCTATCCAATAAACAAAAGATAGGTGAAAATAATTTCAAATGTACCATCACCGCAGGCCTATAATTACACCTTGTTAATGTACTGTATTAAAGCACAATGTTACACAATCCCATTCAAAAGAGCACATTCATTAGTTTGACTTGCCCAACTTCGCCTGGCCACAGAGAGACCTCTTAAAATTATGATTTaataaaatacagttgaagtcggaagtttacatacaccttagccaaatacatttaaactcagtttttcacaattccttacatttaatcctagtaaaaattccctgttttaggtaagttaggatcaccacttcattttaagaatgtgaaatgccagaataatagtagagagaatgatttatttcagcttttatttctttcatcacattcccagtgggtcagaagtttgcatacactcaattagaatttggtagcatagcctttaaattgtttaattttggtcaaacgtttcaggtagccttccacaagcttcccagaatacgttgggtgaatgttggcccattcctcctgacagagctggtgtaactgagtcaggtttgtaggcctccttgctcgcacacgctttttcagttctgtccacagattttctataggattgaggtcagggctttgtgatggccactcaataccttgactttgttgtccttaagccattttgccacaactttagaagtatgcttggggtcattgtccatttggaagacccatttgcgaccaagctttaacttcctgattgacgtcttgagatgttgcttcaatatatccacataattttcctcctcatgatgccatctattttgtgaagtgcaccagtccctcctgcagtccCTCTTGGCTTTCAagcatccccccttttcctccaaacataacgatgggcattatggccaaacagttctatttttgtttcatcagaccagaggacatttctcaaaaaaatatgatctttgtcctcatgtgcagctgcaaccgtagtctggatttttatggcggttttggagcagtggcttcttccttgctgaggggcctttcaggttatgtcgatataggactccttttactgtggatatagatacttttgtacctgtttcctccagcatcttcacaaggtcctttgctgttgttctgggattgatttgcacttttcgcaccaagtaagttcatctctaggagacagaacgcgtctccttcctgagcagtatgacggctgtgtggtcccatggtgtttatacttgcatactattgtttgtacagatgaacgtggtaccttcaggcatttggaaattgctcccaaggatgaactagacttgtggaggtctacaattcttttatgaggtcttggctgatttcttttgattttcccatgatgtcaagaaaagaggcactgagtttgaaggtagaccttgaaatacatccacaggtacacctccaattgactcaaatgatgtcaattagcctatcagaagcttctaaagccattacgtaattttctggaattttccaagctgtttaaaggcacagtcaacttagtgtatgtaaacttctgacccactggaattgtgatacagtgaattataagtgaaataatctgtctgtaaacaattgtttgaaaaattacttgtgtcatgcacaaagtagatgtcgtaaccgacttgccaaaactataatttgttaacaagttatttgtggagtggttgaaaaacgacttttaatgactccaacctaactgtatgtaaacttccgacttcaactgtacagtacaGAGAATAGTTTTACAAAGATGTCAAAGAGCAAAACTAAGTGGCAATCCTTGTCACTTCCATGGTCATCAGTCATCATCAAACCTAAGTGTAATATATACTGTAGTTCTGGCTGTAGTAGACTGACTCCTGACTAAATCCTACATTCCTCAAACTACAATTCCCAGGTTCTTAATCACGCCTTTGATGTGCATAGCACTGTACCTGCTGTGTTGCCGTAGAAAATGGCCATGCACTCAGGAAGAAGAGCCAGATGACTCCTCTATCTATGTCATCCCTATGCATGaagaagagaggacagaaggaCGAAGAGAGGAGCCAAGTCCCCCCAGTAGACCTCCTCGGCCCTCAAGGGCCCCAACACCTCCACCGTTACCCACGACTGTCTACAGACCTCCCTATAGAGAACTGCCGCCGTATAGCTCAGTGGATCTCATCAACCCTGCACCGCCATACACTCCGGTACGACATCACTCCACTGCTAGGTTGACCTCCTCAAACTGTCAACAGACATCTTGATAATAAAGACTTTCAGCGGCTGTCAACACTTTCCCCCATTTTGTAATTTAGGGGGGAAACATCAGCCTTGCAAAACCAGACTGAACGCTGTGCTCACTATGTTTCCCTTGAATTAGGCTAGAAATAAGAACTTGCTTTTAAAAATACGGGCAGTGCAATCTTCTAAGCAGTCTAATGACCAAACTACTAGAAACACATGATCACTTCACATTCAGTTTTTAAGTGATCTACTCCTCTTGAAGAAACAGaaactacacacaaacaagagGTATCAGTGACTATGACCTTTCAACTTGGCACTAACATGAACCTGACTCCTCTCCATTGCAGTTTGACCCGAAGGACCCAGAGGACGTTCCACCTTCCTACCAAGCGGTGATAGAGGACATACCACCCATCGGCTCAGCAGTGGTGGTGTCAGATGACCTTCCGTCTGTCGGGTATCCGCTACCGCCCCCAGTCTCACCCCCCTTACTCCCAAGTCCAGGTTACGCCCAACTCCCGTTACCAAGACCCTAACATGGACGCGACATGCACAATTGAGAATTCCATTTAATCCCACAGCACTTCTGCtacagcctggtcccagatttgtTTGCGCTGTCTTGCCAACACCtatagacagcacaaacagatttgGGACCAGGCTATGTCTGCTATTCCCTTGCACCTCCATGGGTTCATATAGAGCTCTGAACATACATATTCAGGCCGTCCAAAGAACAATGTTGATTAATCTACGTTTTTGAGGAAACTTTGGATTTATGTGATACAGTTAGGGCCTAGAGTTGTTAGTGAAAACTCAGGTCCTGAAATACTGTATAGTGGTACATCTTATTTAAATTGAACACTTTCGTCACTGACGTGACATTGTTCTGTAAAGTATCTGGTTCGGCTTGTGTAGAGGACTGGGCCATCATGGAGTCATTGTTAATTTCGTCAACAGAAATAGTGACTAAAATAATCACCCAGGTGACTCTCTTGCTTCACCTTAACCAGTCAACACCACCAGCCTTCTAGTTAGCTAGAATACTCTTTGCTGGTTAAGAAATACAAGATGCTTTACCAAATGAAAAACAATAACAGCATTGAGTTTAACAGCAAAACAACAGTCTGGCTATGTCTTTCTCTTCCTTGAGTAGGCTATAGAAAAGTAGGCCGTCTTTGAATTTGTAGTCTTGTTCAACCCTCCCACTTTGCCCACTGCATTTCATATACAGGTTCTGTAGTCAAGTGTCCCTGTTTTCCTCAGAGAAAACAGCTTGATTTAAGCCCTTAGGGTACCATTCATAAGACATGACCCATAATACCAGCACTATGCTTTTTTATTTCTATAGTGCATTGGCGGCCGCATTTTACATTCATAAAGCATATCGCAGGCTGTTCTAAAACTAGGTTACTTGTGGACCGAATCGTTAACcaccttgttcagtcatgttacctcattagctagctaaagCTAACAACCTGGGGGAACGTTCAGCAGGACGCAACGTTTTGAAACGTTCAGATATAAATATGTTCTGTAGAACAAAcattagaaaataaaggaaagccgcacactctaagagctcagatgcaaaaatgtaataaccaacgtttcgacagcgaagctgtcttcatcagggtatcatcaaacactgcgagatgagtcatttatatagtgtcaagagacacacaggtgtttgtaatcatggccaagtatggcctaatatcattggttaactcaaatatttaaaaaaatatcatacaaagaacatacaaaaagacaaacaaatggatagcatacgatcatagcatttgtagtctaaaatgtatctaacaaacaattataatggcaaaatcacaattatcacaagaatggcttcagatcaaagtctatgttgagaccgaagggagcaagggtctttaaattaaagatccaggcagcctctcgttttaacaataaatgatcaaggtcaccccctctcctcgggagggtgacatgttcgataccaatataacgcagagacgaaatcagatggtttgcttccaaaaagtgggccgcaactgggtaagttaagtttttgcacctaatggtgctacgatgctctgagatacgtacttttaattcacgctttgttttacccacataatttttaccacaaggacaagttataagataaataactgccttagtggaacacgtaataacacctttaattgggatagatttccctttgatctgaagccattcttgtgataattgtgattttgccattgtaattgtttgttagatacattttagactacaaatgctatgatcgtatgctatccatttgtttgtctttttgtatgttctttgtatgccatttttttaaatatttgagttaaccaatgatattaggccatacttggccatgattacaaacacctgtgtgtctcttgacactatataaatgactcatctcgcagtgtttgatgataccctgatgaagacagcttcgctgtcgaaacgttggttattaaatttttgcatctgagctcttagagtgtgcggctttcctttattttctagtgttctactccgctggccagcacctcgcctttaaaggtgtgcgtttcttttttctagattgttctgtagaacaaacatgcctctctgacatgttGAATAAGAAATCATGTCGGCTCTATTCTTggaatttctatctgcaacattcaAGAACGTTTTtcaactgaacgtggccctggtaacattactaGTAGCCTACAgtgacttcggaaagtattcagaccccttgactttttccaaattttgttacgtaacagcctttttctaaaatggattaaataaaaaaataatcctcagcaatctacacttaataccctataatgagaaagtgaaaacagttttttataaattttggcaaatttattaaaaaaaaaacattcatttacataagtattcagcaacgaaattgaggtcaggtgcatcctgttttcattgatcatccttgaaatgtttctacaacttgattggagtccacctatggtaaattcaattgattggacatgatttggaaaggcacacacccgtctatataaggtcgcaaagttgacaatgcatgtcatagcaaaaaccaagccatgaggtcgaaggaattgtccatagagctccgagacaggattgtgtcaaggcacaaatctggggaagggtaccaaaacatttctgcagcattgaaggtccccaagaacacagtggcctccaagacatttcctagagctggccgcccggccaaactgagcaatagggggagaagggcattggtcagggaggtaaccaaaaacccgatggtctctctggcagagctctagagttcctctgtggagatgggagaaccttccagaaggacaaccatctctgcagcactccaccaatcacgcctttatggtagagtggccagacagaagccactccttagtaaaaggcacataacagcccgcttggaatttgccaatcggcacctaaagactctcagtccatgaaaaaacaagattctctggtctgatgaaaccaagattgcactctttggcctgaatgtcaagcgtcacgaaaacctggagtaaacctggcaccatccctactgtgaagcatggtggtggcaacatcatgctgtggggatgtttttcattgcagagactgggagactagtcaggatcgaagggaaagatgaacggagcaaagtacagagagatccttgattaaaacaaGCTCCAGAGCGATCATGACCTCagcctggggtgaaggttcaccttccaacaggacaacgaccctgacAACGCAagagttgcttcgggacaagtctctcaatgtcctggagtggcccagccagagccccgaacttgaacatctctgaatagacctgaaaatagctgtgccgcaacgctccccatccaacctgacagagcttgagaggatctgcagagaagaaaggaagaaactcccgaaatacaggtgtgccaagcttgtagc harbors:
- the abi3b gene encoding formin-like protein 20 isoform X2; this encodes MIKDEDTWRGLEETKALTAQALASVAYQINSLATSVLRLLDNQSMQLKDMENSLNLLSLAVAIHQEKVSRREMGIFTTVTKLACAKLMSPPNAGRELKGCYIRRPISFTELDTLGHSFNLNELQPRKRTGTTESVRSTGSCGPVECPVAPATQPGEPSSASVNKDLYRSNLGINVALPSVPTLPVSSNLTQNCPQPPPGSTFDSNIPPPPPPPPGSMGTGPPPPTPSMTSSNNLPPPPPPTPNASPYVPSPPPPPPPPPNSSNSFPPPPPPPPGSMGNAPPPPPPPPSSSNSFPPPPPPPPGSMGNAPPPPPPPPPPSSSNSFPPPPPPGSMGNAPPPPPPPPPLPGTSTKVPPPPPPPPPPPLP
- the abi3b gene encoding formin-like protein 20 isoform X1; the protein is MTEQNKSSELATQILKEAPASRKALIDNYNNLHKVADYCENNYLGLQDEDTWRGLEETKALTAQALASVAYQINSLATSVLRLLDNQSMQLKDMENSLNLLSLAVAIHQEKVSRREMGIFTTVTKLACAKLMSPPNAGRELKGCYIRRPISFTELDTLGHSFNLNELQPRKRTGTTESVRSTGSCGPVECPVAPATQPGEPSSASVNKDLYRSNLGINVALPSVPTLPVSSNLTQNCPQPPPGSTFDSNIPPPPPPPPGSMGTGPPPPTPSMTSSNNLPPPPPPTPNASPYVPSPPPPPPPPPNSSNSFPPPPPPPPGSMGNAPPPPPPPPSSSNSFPPPPPPPPGSMGNAPPPPPPPPPPSSSNSFPPPPPPGSMGNAPPPPPPPPPLPGTSTKVPPPPPPPPPPPLP